A window from Sceloporus undulatus isolate JIND9_A2432 ecotype Alabama chromosome 8, SceUnd_v1.1, whole genome shotgun sequence encodes these proteins:
- the LOC121914406 gene encoding telomeric repeat-binding factor 2-interacting protein 1, giving the protein MLAEAGGVFQEASREFEDSEGDLRSPGMEPPEALRPAAPSDAEVASAVRDMQRLMGLFGLGLEAVTQAFLKNSGELEAVESCLRTGRRSDGRPLWTRRDDAELREGGRGLRARLEARYGPENVGRREAFRRS; this is encoded by the exons atgtTGGCGGAGGCAGGCGGCGTCTTCCAGGAGGCCAGCCGGGAGTTCGAGGACAGCGAG GGAGACCTCCGCTCTCCAGGCATGGAGCCCCCTGAGGCCCTTCGCCCGGCAGCTCCCTCGGACGCAGAGGTGGCCTCGGCCGTCAGGGACATGCAGCGCCTGATGGGCCTCTTCGGGCTGGGCCTGGAGGCCGTGACGCAGGCCTTCCTGAAGAACAGCGGGGAGCTGGAGGCGGTGGAGAGCTGCCTGCGGACCGGGCGGCGCTCGGACGGACGGCCGCTCTGGACCAGGCGAGACGACGCAGAGCTCCGGGAGGGGGGCCGGGGCCTCAGGGCCCGGCTGGAGGCCAGGTACGGGCCGGAGAACGTGGGCAGGAGAGAGGCCTTCCGGAGGAGCTAG